The following coding sequences are from one Musa acuminata AAA Group cultivar baxijiao chromosome BXJ1-6, Cavendish_Baxijiao_AAA, whole genome shotgun sequence window:
- the LOC103988028 gene encoding mitogen-activated protein kinase kinase kinase 17, which translates to MEIGEWRRGRIIGRGASATVSLATSMASGQVFAVKSSELCSLRGEQRLLSALDSPFVVSYLGFDVAPTHAPGAGFHYNLFMEYAPGGSLSDEIKRQSGRLDELAIRSYLHDILSGLVYLHSNGVVHCDLKSQNVLICSDGRAKIADFGCARKVDGDEERHRPRGTPMFMAPEVARGEEQSAPADVWSLGCTTIEMATGRPPWPHMADPVSALHLIAFSADVPEFPSWISAEGKDFLSRCLRRDPRERWTAEQLLRHPFVAACFACPRPDSGTNYDRVSPRSTLDQAFWESLADEGDEAVGEPSEDPSERMQCLIGGGAPSWTWHDGWVTVRSDAGEDSLPATGSITEDDRSVNRGDSGGTSSRDFIYSTDRIDIEHVMADVDDTSIARVEEGIENQVFTCKREVNLVNGNCHLVIHKDRIDIPNWPFWLCAFYLWLSLIFSF; encoded by the coding sequence ATGGAGATTGGTGAGTGGCGCCGTGGCCGGATCATCGGCCGCGGAGCCTCCGCTACCGTCTCCCTCGCCACTTCGATGGCCTCCGGCCAGGTCTTTGCGGTCAAGTCCTCGGAGCTTTGCTCCCTACGCGGGGAACAGAGGCTCCTCTCCGCGCTGGATTCCCCCTTCGTCGTCTCCTACTTGGGGTTCGATGTCGCCCCCACGCACGCGCCCGGCGCTGGTTTCCACTACAATCTCTTTATGGAGTACGCCCCCGGAGGCTCGCTATCCGATGAGATCAAGAGGCAGAGCGGTCGGCTCGACGAGCTCGCCATCCGGTCCTACCTTCACGACATCCTCAGCGGACTGGTTTACCTCCACTCCAACGGCGTCGTCCACTGCGACCTGAAGAGCCAAAACGTTCTAATTTGCTCCGATGGGCGGGCGAAGATCGCCGATTTCGGGTGCGCGCGTAAGGTTGATGGTGACGAAGAACGCCATCGGCCGAGGGGCACGCCCATGTTCATGGCGCCGGAGGTGGCGCGAGGGGAGGAGCAGAGCGCGCCGGCGGACGTCTGGTCCCTAGGCTGCACAACCATCGAGATGGCCACGGGGCGGCCGCCATGGCCGCACATGGCGGACCCCGTCAGCGCCCTCCACCTAATCGCCTTTTCCGCCGACGTACCAGAGTTCCCCAGCTGGATCTCCGCCGAGGGGAAGGACTTCCTGAGCAGGTGCTTGAGAAGGGATCCCCGGGAGCGGTGGACGGCGGAGCAACTTCTCCGACACCCATTTGTTGCCGCTTGCTTTGCGTGCCCTCGACCCGACTCCGGCACAAATTACGACCGCGTTTCACCCAGGAGCACTCTCGATCAGGCCTTCTGGGAGTCGCTTGCCGACGAGGGCGACGAGGCGGTTGGAGAACCATCGGAGGATCCATCCGAGAGGATGCAGTGCTTGATCGGAGGCGGCGCTCCTAGTTGGACGTGGCATGACGGTTGGGTGACTGTGAGAAGCGACGCCGGGGAGGACAGCCTCCCGGCGACGGGTTCCATCACCGAAGACGACCGATCAGTAAACAGAGGGGATAGCGGCGGCACAAGCAGCCGCGATTTCATCTACAGCACTGATCGCATCGACATCGAGCATGTCATGGCCGATGTTGATGACACGAGCATTGCTCGAGTAGAAGAGGGAATCGAGAACCAAGTATTCACGTGTAAAAGAGAGGTCAACTTAGTTAATGGAAATTGCCATTTGGTCATCCACAAGGACCGAATTGACATCCCAAATTGGCCTTTTTGGCTCTGCGCATTTTATCTTTGGCTTTCTTTAATATTCTCCTTCTAA